One genomic segment of Labrus bergylta chromosome 17, fLabBer1.1, whole genome shotgun sequence includes these proteins:
- the lhx3 gene encoding LIM/homeobox protein Lhx3 isoform X3: MLLEHPGSSCQNTGNFSRYSSGPEIPVCAGCNQHIVDRFILKVLDRHWHSKCLKCSDCQAQLAEKCFSRGDSVYCKDDFFKRFGTKCAACQQGIPPTQVVRRAQDFVYHLHCFACIVCKRQLATGDEYYLMEDSRLVCKADYETAKQREADSTAKRPRTTITAKQLETLKNAYNNSPKPARHVREQLSSETGLDMRVVQVWFQNRRAKEKRLKKDAGRQRWGQYFRNMKRSRGSSKSDKDSIQEEGMDSDAEVSFTDEPPMSELSLTNGIYSSLSESSPGMGGRQGGNNHGSFPLEHGALPSQDQFHDIRSNSPYGLPQSPGSLQALPRHQPLISSLVYPDSALSIMTQGGTAGINPAVRVSMGAANGPSSDLSTGSSGGYPDFPASPASWLDEVDHGQF; this comes from the exons ATGTTGCTTGAACACCCGGGGTCAAGCTGTCAAAACACCGGAAATTTCTCCCGCTACAGTTCGGGCCCAG AGATCCCGGTGTGTGCGGGCTGTAATCAACACATCGTGGACCGTTTCATCCTCAAAGTGTTGGACCGTCACTGGCACAGCAAGTGTCTGAAGTGCAGCGACTGCCAGGCGCAGCTGGCGGAGAAATGCTTCAGCAGAGGAGACAGCGTGTACTGCAAGGACGACTTCTTCAA GAGATTCGGGACCAAGTGCGCAGCGTGTCAGCAGGGCATCCCGCCCACACAGGTGGTGAGGAGGGCGCAGGACTTCGTCTATCACCTGCACTGCTTCGCCTGCATCGTGTGCAAGAGGCAGCTGGCCACGGGAGACGAGTATTACCTGATGGAGGACAGCAGACTGGTGTGTAAGGCCGACTACGAGACCGCCAAGCAGCGAG aggCAGACTCGACTGCAAAAAGGCCGAGAACAACCATCACAGCCAAACAGCTTGAGACGCTAAAGAACGCTTACAATAACTCCCCCAAACCCGCCCGCCACGTCAGGGAACAGCTCTCATCAGAGACGGGGCTGGATATGCGGGTTGTGCAG GTTTGGTTCCAGAACAGGCGAGCCAAAGAGAAAAGGCTGAAAAAAGACGCCGGGCGGCAGAGGTGGGGGCAGTACTTCCGCAACATGAAGAGGTCGCGAGGTAGCTCCAAGTCTGACAAGGACAGTATCCAGGAGGAGGGCATGGACAGTGATGCTGAGGTGTCCTTTACAG ATGAACCACCAATGTCCGAGCTCAGCCTCACTAACGGCATCTACAGCAGCCTGAGCGAGTCCTCTCCAGGCATGGGGGGCCGCCAGGGGGGCAACAACCACGGCTCCTTCCCTCTGGAGCACGGCGCCCTCCCTTCTCAGGACCAGTTCCATGACATCCGATCTAACAGCCCCTACGGCCTCCCTCAGTCGCCGGGTTCCCTGCAAGCACTTCCAAGACACCAGCCTCTCATCTCCAGCCTGGTCTACCCTGACTCTGCCCTGTCGATCATGACCCAGGGGGGCACGGCTGGGATCAACCCTGCGGTGAGGGTCTCTATGGGAGCCGCTAATGGCCCCAGTTCGGACCTGTCCACCGGCAGCAGTGGAGGATACCCAGACTTTCCTGCCAGTCCTGCATCCTGGTTAGATGAAGTAGACCATGGGCAGTTTTGA
- the lhx3 gene encoding LIM/homeobox protein Lhx3 isoform X1, whose translation MDGNGERGGPKEAPNNTEMLLALLSHSEELRKEIPVCAGCNQHIVDRFILKVLDRHWHSKCLKCSDCQAQLAEKCFSRGDSVYCKDDFFKRFGTKCAACQQGIPPTQVVRRAQDFVYHLHCFACIVCKRQLATGDEYYLMEDSRLVCKADYETAKQREADSTAKRPRTTITAKQLETLKNAYNNSPKPARHVREQLSSETGLDMRVVQVWFQNRRAKEKRLKKDAGRQRWGQYFRNMKRSRGSSKSDKDSIQEEGMDSDAEVSFTDEPPMSELSLTNGIYSSLSESSPGMGGRQGGNNHGSFPLEHGALPSQDQFHDIRSNSPYGLPQSPGSLQALPRHQPLISSLVYPDSALSIMTQGGTAGINPAVRVSMGAANGPSSDLSTGSSGGYPDFPASPASWLDEVDHGQF comes from the exons ATGGATGGAAACGGTGAGCGCGGTGGTCCAAAAGAGGCTCCAAATAACACGGAGATGCTTCTCGCTCTGCTGTCTCACAGTGAGGAGCTACGGAAAG AGATCCCGGTGTGTGCGGGCTGTAATCAACACATCGTGGACCGTTTCATCCTCAAAGTGTTGGACCGTCACTGGCACAGCAAGTGTCTGAAGTGCAGCGACTGCCAGGCGCAGCTGGCGGAGAAATGCTTCAGCAGAGGAGACAGCGTGTACTGCAAGGACGACTTCTTCAA GAGATTCGGGACCAAGTGCGCAGCGTGTCAGCAGGGCATCCCGCCCACACAGGTGGTGAGGAGGGCGCAGGACTTCGTCTATCACCTGCACTGCTTCGCCTGCATCGTGTGCAAGAGGCAGCTGGCCACGGGAGACGAGTATTACCTGATGGAGGACAGCAGACTGGTGTGTAAGGCCGACTACGAGACCGCCAAGCAGCGAG aggCAGACTCGACTGCAAAAAGGCCGAGAACAACCATCACAGCCAAACAGCTTGAGACGCTAAAGAACGCTTACAATAACTCCCCCAAACCCGCCCGCCACGTCAGGGAACAGCTCTCATCAGAGACGGGGCTGGATATGCGGGTTGTGCAG GTTTGGTTCCAGAACAGGCGAGCCAAAGAGAAAAGGCTGAAAAAAGACGCCGGGCGGCAGAGGTGGGGGCAGTACTTCCGCAACATGAAGAGGTCGCGAGGTAGCTCCAAGTCTGACAAGGACAGTATCCAGGAGGAGGGCATGGACAGTGATGCTGAGGTGTCCTTTACAG ATGAACCACCAATGTCCGAGCTCAGCCTCACTAACGGCATCTACAGCAGCCTGAGCGAGTCCTCTCCAGGCATGGGGGGCCGCCAGGGGGGCAACAACCACGGCTCCTTCCCTCTGGAGCACGGCGCCCTCCCTTCTCAGGACCAGTTCCATGACATCCGATCTAACAGCCCCTACGGCCTCCCTCAGTCGCCGGGTTCCCTGCAAGCACTTCCAAGACACCAGCCTCTCATCTCCAGCCTGGTCTACCCTGACTCTGCCCTGTCGATCATGACCCAGGGGGGCACGGCTGGGATCAACCCTGCGGTGAGGGTCTCTATGGGAGCCGCTAATGGCCCCAGTTCGGACCTGTCCACCGGCAGCAGTGGAGGATACCCAGACTTTCCTGCCAGTCCTGCATCCTGGTTAGATGAAGTAGACCATGGGCAGTTTTGA
- the lhx3 gene encoding LIM/homeobox protein Lhx3 isoform X2, translated as MDGNGERGGPKEAPNNTEMLLALLSHSEELRKEIPVCAGCNQHIVDRFILKVLDRHWHSKCLKCSDCQAQLAEKCFSRGDSVYCKDDFFKFGTKCAACQQGIPPTQVVRRAQDFVYHLHCFACIVCKRQLATGDEYYLMEDSRLVCKADYETAKQREADSTAKRPRTTITAKQLETLKNAYNNSPKPARHVREQLSSETGLDMRVVQVWFQNRRAKEKRLKKDAGRQRWGQYFRNMKRSRGSSKSDKDSIQEEGMDSDAEVSFTDEPPMSELSLTNGIYSSLSESSPGMGGRQGGNNHGSFPLEHGALPSQDQFHDIRSNSPYGLPQSPGSLQALPRHQPLISSLVYPDSALSIMTQGGTAGINPAVRVSMGAANGPSSDLSTGSSGGYPDFPASPASWLDEVDHGQF; from the exons ATGGATGGAAACGGTGAGCGCGGTGGTCCAAAAGAGGCTCCAAATAACACGGAGATGCTTCTCGCTCTGCTGTCTCACAGTGAGGAGCTACGGAAAG AGATCCCGGTGTGTGCGGGCTGTAATCAACACATCGTGGACCGTTTCATCCTCAAAGTGTTGGACCGTCACTGGCACAGCAAGTGTCTGAAGTGCAGCGACTGCCAGGCGCAGCTGGCGGAGAAATGCTTCAGCAGAGGAGACAGCGTGTACTGCAAGGACGACTTCTTCAA ATTCGGGACCAAGTGCGCAGCGTGTCAGCAGGGCATCCCGCCCACACAGGTGGTGAGGAGGGCGCAGGACTTCGTCTATCACCTGCACTGCTTCGCCTGCATCGTGTGCAAGAGGCAGCTGGCCACGGGAGACGAGTATTACCTGATGGAGGACAGCAGACTGGTGTGTAAGGCCGACTACGAGACCGCCAAGCAGCGAG aggCAGACTCGACTGCAAAAAGGCCGAGAACAACCATCACAGCCAAACAGCTTGAGACGCTAAAGAACGCTTACAATAACTCCCCCAAACCCGCCCGCCACGTCAGGGAACAGCTCTCATCAGAGACGGGGCTGGATATGCGGGTTGTGCAG GTTTGGTTCCAGAACAGGCGAGCCAAAGAGAAAAGGCTGAAAAAAGACGCCGGGCGGCAGAGGTGGGGGCAGTACTTCCGCAACATGAAGAGGTCGCGAGGTAGCTCCAAGTCTGACAAGGACAGTATCCAGGAGGAGGGCATGGACAGTGATGCTGAGGTGTCCTTTACAG ATGAACCACCAATGTCCGAGCTCAGCCTCACTAACGGCATCTACAGCAGCCTGAGCGAGTCCTCTCCAGGCATGGGGGGCCGCCAGGGGGGCAACAACCACGGCTCCTTCCCTCTGGAGCACGGCGCCCTCCCTTCTCAGGACCAGTTCCATGACATCCGATCTAACAGCCCCTACGGCCTCCCTCAGTCGCCGGGTTCCCTGCAAGCACTTCCAAGACACCAGCCTCTCATCTCCAGCCTGGTCTACCCTGACTCTGCCCTGTCGATCATGACCCAGGGGGGCACGGCTGGGATCAACCCTGCGGTGAGGGTCTCTATGGGAGCCGCTAATGGCCCCAGTTCGGACCTGTCCACCGGCAGCAGTGGAGGATACCCAGACTTTCCTGCCAGTCCTGCATCCTGGTTAGATGAAGTAGACCATGGGCAGTTTTGA